The nucleotide sequence CGTATAACGTCCCACGCATACAGCGCGTGATTAACATTGTAATTTCGTCAGGTGGAATTGCAGCAGTGAACTCGCCTGCAGTCTGGCCTTCTTCTACAAGTGAATGAACAATTTTGAAAAGTGTCCGATCGGTATCGGACAGTGACTTGGGCTGATTTGGAATCAACGCACTGACATAGACGGTCCGCATTAAATCTTTTCCTAAATCGTCTCTAAAGTAAATCATTTGCGACTTTGCCAATAACAAAATCTTTTCGCTCGAACTTAAATCTTTGGGCATTGTTTGAATGAAATTCTCATAAAATTCATCAATCTCGTGGAACTTCTCGATGAAGATTTCATATTTGGATTTGAAATGTACGTAAAATGCCCCTTTGGAAGTTTTGCTGACTTCTACAATTTCATCAACTGTTACTTCGTTAAAACCTTTAGCGCTAAAAAGTTTTAAAGCGGTTTCTAAAATTTTCTTCTTGGTTTGCTGAGATTTTATTTGTCTAGATGTAGGCGCAGGCATCCGCACACCCTCCTTTACCGATAGCAACATGGATAATCCATTTGTTTATAAGTGATATTCCCCATTATACATAATTTTGAAGCTTGGAGGATGTTAAGTAAATTAAAGAAAGTATAAGCGGCATTTAATTTAGAGTATTCTGAAAAATATATTGACGAATGGATAGAGGCTCTCTATACTAATTTCAAAGACTATAGTTTGTGAAATTATTTGAGAGCTTATTTTCAAACCATTTATGAAAGCGCTCTCTAAAGTCACTGGGAGTGTTTAATGCAAAGGAGAGAAGGAGAATGGACATAATTGGAAATAGAACCTTAAAAGATTTACTGAGCGAGCAAACAAAACGGTATGCCGACAAAACCTTTTTATTATTCGAGGATGTAGAGGATGAAATTTCAGAGATGACTTATCGAGAATTTTCAGATGCAGTCCATCGTTTGAGCAATGTCTTTCTCGGGTTGGGGGTTTCTAAAGGAAATCACGTCACGCTGCACCTCCCCAATTCTCTGGAATTTATGACCTCTTGGTTTGCGCTAGCTAATATTGGGGCCATTATGGTTCCGACGAATATCTTATCTACAAGAGATGAAATGGAGTATATATTAAATCATTCAGAATCTGTCCTGCTAGTGACAGAAGAAGATTACCTGGAGAAATTTACGGAGACAGGTGATCGCTTGCCATACTTGAAAGAGATTCTGCTGGCACGCACCAAAAGCAGCCAAGTGGCTGCTAAAGATATAGCCAAATTGATGGAACAATCAGAAGCCAGCCAGCCAGATGTTTTCATTAATTCCGAGGATGTAGCTGCGATGCTTTACACATCAGGGACCACATCGAAACCGAAAGGTGTCCAAGTCACACATGCCAATTATCTTTATACAGGTGAAGTAATGTCGAAGTCCATCCGGTTGACGCCTGAAGACAGGCAACTGGTGGTGTTGCCGCTTTTTCACGGAAATGCGCAATATTATTCAACGATGTCCGCTTTAGTCGTTGGAGCCAGTATCGCCATTACCGAAAAGTTCAGCGCTTCCCGCTATTTTGTACAGGCTAAAAGATTAAGGGCTACAGTGGGATCGTTATTCGCTGCGCCAATCCGTATGATCATGGCTCAAAAGTATGACACTTCTTTTCGGGATCACTCAATGCGTGTCATCTGGTTCGCGCAATCTGTAACAGAAGAACAATTAAATGAATTTGAAGAAAAATACCAGGTGCCGTTGCTGCAAATGTATGGCATGACTGAAACAGTCGGCGTTCCTTTGATGAACCCATTGGACGGCATCCGGAAAAACATGAGCATCGGCAGGCCGACGATAGGCTATGAAGTGAAAATTATTGATGCAGAAGGCAAAGAAACCAAACAAGGTGAACCTGGCCAAATTGTAGTTAAAGGAATACCAGGACGGACATTGATGAAAGCGTATTTCAAGAATCCGGCTGCTACGGAGGAAACATTGAAAGATGGCTGGCTCCATACAGGCGACAACGGCATGATTGGAGAAGATGGTTACTTTTATTTTGTTGACCGCATCAAAGACATGTTCAAGCGATCGGGTGAAAATGTGGCGGCCAATGAAGTGGAAAGCGTTATTGCAGATTATCCAGGCGTGTATGAAGTAGCGGTCGTCAGTATTCCCGATCCAATAAGAGACGAAGCAATCAAGGCATTTGTCATTCTTCAGGAACAAGCAGATGTGACAGAAGAAGAACTGATTGAATATTGCAGAACACGGTTAGCGAAGTTCAAAGTTCCCGACATTATTGAGTTTGTGGAAGACTTCCCAAGAACTTCAGTAGGGAAGATCCAAAAGCATATGCTGCGAAAAATAGATGCTCAAATTCCTATTGAGAATATTTGATATCTTTACCCTATATACCACCATTAAAAGGAGTTGAAATGGATGAAAAAAAACAAGCGAGTTTTGCTGGCCAGTCTTTCCGGATCCGTTATTGAATGGTATGACTTTTATTTGTATGGAACGGCAACAGGCTTAGTGTTCACTACACTCTTCTTCTCGAATCAAGACCCGGCTATTTCTATTCTTTTGGCTTTTGCTACTTTTGGAATCGGTTATGCAGCAAGACCAGTAGGCAGTTTGATTTTCGGTCATTACGGCGACCGGATTGGAAGGAAAGCGGCCTTGATGCTGACTTTAATCGGAATGGGCGGAAGCTCATTTCTGATTGGGCTGTTGCCGACATATGGCCAAATTGGATTGCTTGCTCCGATATTATTGGTGTTTTTAAGGCTGATCCAAGGAATTTCACTTGGAGGCGAATGGGGCGGCGCCGTTTTATTGGCTACCGAATCTGCACCGAAAGGGAAGCGAGGCCTCTTTGGCTCCGTTCCGCAGTTAGGTGTTCCGCTTGGGCTGGTGGCTGGCTCGTTCAGTTTGACTTTTATCGCCTATTTGACGACAGACGCTCAGTTCTTGGCATGGGGTTGGCGGATTCCATTTCTATTCAGTGCCGTCTTGATTGTTTTGGCTTTATGGATTCGCGGAGGAGTACCTGAAACGGATGCTTTCCAGAAACAGAAAGACAGTGGGGAAATTGCGAAAGTGCCGATAGCTGAAACGTTCCGCTATCACCGGAAAAGTCTTTTCCATGTTATTGGACTTAAATTGGGCGATGGATTCTTCAACGTCTTTCTTATGTCGTTCGTGCTGGTCTATGCCACTACGTATATGGATTACTCTAATGAGGTAGCGTTGACAGCGTTAACAATTGGCTGTGCTTCGATGATCATTACAATTCCAGTAATCGGCTACATTTCAGATTTTATTGGGCGTAAAATCATTTACATTACCGGGCTGGTCTTGATGTTTGTATTGGCTATCCCATACTTCTTCCTTATTGAACAAGGGGCAACATGGCTTTATTTGATGCAAGCTGCAATGTTAGGGGTAGTCTGGGCATCTATTTTTGCTACACAAGGAACTTTGTTCTCTGAATTGTTCCCCGCAAAAGTCCGTTATACCGGTCTTTCTTTCGGCTATCAAATGGCCGCTGCAATTGTCGGATTCGGTCCGATGCTTTGGGCGGTGATGGGTGATAATTATGGATCTTCTCCATGGGTTTTCGGAGGATTTATGATGGCTGGATTAGCCGTATCACTTGTGTTGAGCATATTCATACCCGACACTCACAAAGTGTCGAAATATGAAAGTGATGGAGTGCCAGTGGCAGTGCAGGTCGAAGGATTAATATCCAATGACAAAGAACAGCAAAAGCTTAAAAAAGAAAGTGCTCTTGAAAGCTGAAAATAGTTTGGAATGGTCAGCAGGTATCAGCTGACCATTTTTTATTTGGCCAGTTTTAAAAGGGGAAGAATATGTTTTATAGTTCTTGCGCTTTGTCAGGGCAATTAGAAGTTTGATAAACCTAAATAGGATTATGCACTTGATGCAATGGGTAAACTAGGGTTAATCATCTGAAACAGGAGGCGAATTACATTGGCTAGAAAAGGTACAGCAGGGCGCATGCCCGAAAAACAACTAGGCGCGACCGAATCCGGAATCGATAAAGCGATCAATAAAACAAAACAAGCTTTCGACAAAGACAATGATGCAACTGACTACGAAGAAGTAAAAGGTGAAGACGAAATGGAAGCAGCGAAAGAGTATTCGAAGAAGGCTGCGCATAATCCACCTGAAAGAGAGACCGATGGAAACGTTTAATAGAGTTAATGCGAAGAAGCCCGGTGAACGCACCGGGCTTTTTTTGATTTGTTTGCGAAAAATTGTTTTTTGCGAATAAATGCTGAGAAGTGCGAACGAAGCTTAGAGAACGCCACCAAGTCTTTAGGAGAAATTTGTAAGAATTACGGATAAATTTTATACAAGCTGGAGAAGCTACTATAAGAAAAGAACGCTTCAACAAGACGAAAAGCAGTTGACAGTTTAGCCAACTGCTTTTCATTTTGCCTAGTTAATTTTTTAACTTTTCAGACAATAGTTGTCAGTAGAATGATTTTTTCTCGACATTCCCTGTCATTGTTAGCGTTTACATTTCGTTATATAGTTT is from Planococcus liqunii and encodes:
- a CDS encoding MFS transporter, encoding MKKNKRVLLASLSGSVIEWYDFYLYGTATGLVFTTLFFSNQDPAISILLAFATFGIGYAARPVGSLIFGHYGDRIGRKAALMLTLIGMGGSSFLIGLLPTYGQIGLLAPILLVFLRLIQGISLGGEWGGAVLLATESAPKGKRGLFGSVPQLGVPLGLVAGSFSLTFIAYLTTDAQFLAWGWRIPFLFSAVLIVLALWIRGGVPETDAFQKQKDSGEIAKVPIAETFRYHRKSLFHVIGLKLGDGFFNVFLMSFVLVYATTYMDYSNEVALTALTIGCASMIITIPVIGYISDFIGRKIIYITGLVLMFVLAIPYFFLIEQGATWLYLMQAAMLGVVWASIFATQGTLFSELFPAKVRYTGLSFGYQMAAAIVGFGPMLWAVMGDNYGSSPWVFGGFMMAGLAVSLVLSIFIPDTHKVSKYESDGVPVAVQVEGLISNDKEQQKLKKESALES
- a CDS encoding TetR/AcrR family transcriptional regulator; the encoded protein is MPAPTSRQIKSQQTKKKILETALKLFSAKGFNEVTVDEIVEVSKTSKGAFYVHFKSKYEIFIEKFHEIDEFYENFIQTMPKDLSSSEKILLLAKSQMIYFRDDLGKDLMRTVYVSALIPNQPKSLSDTDRTLFKIVHSLVEEGQTAGEFTAAIPPDEITMLITRCMRGTLYDWLIFGEDFDLVEEAQKFIKTILIESISINPKSL
- a CDS encoding AMP-binding protein, whose amino-acid sequence is MDIIGNRTLKDLLSEQTKRYADKTFLLFEDVEDEISEMTYREFSDAVHRLSNVFLGLGVSKGNHVTLHLPNSLEFMTSWFALANIGAIMVPTNILSTRDEMEYILNHSESVLLVTEEDYLEKFTETGDRLPYLKEILLARTKSSQVAAKDIAKLMEQSEASQPDVFINSEDVAAMLYTSGTTSKPKGVQVTHANYLYTGEVMSKSIRLTPEDRQLVVLPLFHGNAQYYSTMSALVVGASIAITEKFSASRYFVQAKRLRATVGSLFAAPIRMIMAQKYDTSFRDHSMRVIWFAQSVTEEQLNEFEEKYQVPLLQMYGMTETVGVPLMNPLDGIRKNMSIGRPTIGYEVKIIDAEGKETKQGEPGQIVVKGIPGRTLMKAYFKNPAATEETLKDGWLHTGDNGMIGEDGYFYFVDRIKDMFKRSGENVAANEVESVIADYPGVYEVAVVSIPDPIRDEAIKAFVILQEQADVTEEELIEYCRTRLAKFKVPDIIEFVEDFPRTSVGKIQKHMLRKIDAQIPIENI